The genomic window gtcgcggccTTATTCGTGGGCGCAGcctcgagctcggcggcggcgcaggcggcggtggaCACGGGGGCGGCCGCGGGGGTGCCGTCGTGCGCGTCGAAGCTGGTCCCCTGCGGCGGCTACCTCAAcgccaccgcggcgccgccgccggcgtcgtgctGCGGCCCGCTCAGGGAGGCCGCCGCCAACGAGACGGCGTGCTTGTGCGCCATCCTCACCAACAAGGCCGCGCTCCAGGCGTTCGGCGTCGCGCCAGAGCagggcctcctcctcgccaagcGCTGCGGCGTCACCACCGACGCCTCCGCCTGCGCCAagtccgcctcctcctccgccaccgccgccgccgccgccgccggtaacACACATAATTCCATCAATTTCCTCAATGTTTTGATCTCGTTAATTAATTCCTCTCGTCGACGATCACGGCGTGATCCATGCGGCTAGATTGCTGCTACTAATTGCAGTGGACATACGTACAGTGGTTGATGCGGTTTGACTGCTActgcttttgtttgtttgtttgtttgtttctccTAGCTAGAGTAATAATGGTCTGAATTATTGCTTAGTTTAACACTAACAGTGCTCCTCTCCTCGCTGGAGAGTTTGTCGTTTGATGCACcaactctagctagctagtgccaGCTAAAGCATGCAGTTGTCTCTCCGGTCTCACAAGAATCCGAGGCACCTGATAATTGAGAGATCGCAAATTAATCAGGATCACAATTTAATCATGGCCTCCAATTCATGATCTCTGGCATTTTAATCAGATCACAAAAAACTGATATGATCATTTACAGAGGGATGCTGATCTGAACTCTCTTCAATTCCTGCAGGTGCCGGCACTGCAGGTAGCACTGCTGCTTCTTCAGCTTCCACTGGAAACGCTGCATCTACAGGTACCTGTGCTTAATTAGAACAACAATTTTCGCTGTCAACTCAGAACATCACAATTCAGATTATGTTTCAGTTTTCCACAGTATGAACTGGCAGCCAAATTAAAACCTCTCTGTATGAGATCATTTCAAGCTTGCTTAGAAATTTCCAGTGATTCACAGACATGTAGCTGTAATTTGTAACTGAGCCTCTCTTTTGTTTGCTGAATCTTGCAGCGGCCAAGCCAACGGCGAGCGGAGGCGCAACGCATCGCCTGAGCTTGGTCAGTGCATCGTCCTTGGTAGGCTTCAGCTTCATCTGGTGGACGATCATGGCGCAGTAGTAATTAAGATCCAGAAGAGCAGTTTCAAGTTTGCTAGTTGGTCACTACTATATGATGAGGAAGTACATAGGATTGTATTGGCAAAATTCTTTCTTCTGTAGATTGCTGTTCTTCGCCGGTCGATCAGTTCCTCGGTTGAATCAGAGTTGTTTAATTCTGTACTGTCCAAATAAAACATGCTTAATCATCTGTCCGACTTTGTTCAGTAATATGCCTGCTGGCTGTGTACACTGTAGTACTGTACATGTCACCGAATCCCTTTGAGTTACCAGCAACCATCGGATGAAATTTGGTCAGCACAAATGAAAGTGGTAATGGTAAGAGGTGTGCGGTTTCAACTCCAAGATCCCGTATTCAATCTAAACACACttataatttcttcttaaaaatgtTTGGAGGAACGTCTCTCATTCCAAATCTTTTTTCTCATTTGGCCCACCAAAATAGAAAGCTTAGGCCCATTGTAAATGCGATCCGAATTGGCCCATCCCAATAAGGACACAACGCATGAGCCTAATTATTCTAgggaaaagtacaccaaaggtccctcaacttgttatcaggataaaaaacatcctcgaaccgtaaaaccagatatgcggttCCCTTAATTATACAAAACTGGTCACCCAAGTTTCTTTGGTGGTTTTAaacccggttttatccgacgtggcggctaagtcagcgtgagtcccacatgtcagctggccacgtcatcaccctcgtctctcttttcctctcttctctctcttcctcatctctctctcccttctctgtgGCCGGCAGCGCCTaggcggcggccgtcggcggtgatggcggtggGGGAAGCGGCACACGGGCTCCCCCGCCGTCCACGCGTagctcctccccccgccgctcgcgcccTCCGCGGTGGTTGTAGAGGCCGTAGGCGTGCGGTCGCGAGGTTGCTGGCCGCCGAGCTGGAGCAGGAGGCCGACCCGGAGGAAGACGTTGCGCGGCGGCCGGTGAtgcgaacggcggcggcacggaggaggaggacagcgtggagcggcgaggcggtggctcGTGGCcaagaggaggcggaggaggccgaggggaggcggaggaaggCCACGCCGGTGCCTCCTTCTCTTCCTGCTCGAGCAGCGCCCTCACGGTCGTCggctcgtcgacgtcgacgtggGGCATGAGGTCCACCCTCGCCCTCGCCATCCAGCTCAGGTGCCGCGTCGCCATCGGCATGCCCGGGTCGTCCTCCGGAGCACCacctgccgcctcccgccgacagCTCCTCCCCCCactgccgccgcgtcgcccgtcgccaccatcgccgccgacgcccgccgccgttcgtcTGCAAGGCGGTCGGTGAACTCGCTCGCCGAGATGCCCGCCTACGTGCTCCTTGCGTTGCTCCTCGACTGCTTCGGCCGTAAGCCGCTCGCCATCGGCACGATGCTTCTCAGCGGCATCTCCTAATCCCGACtacgacgccgcggcggggtACCTCTTCAGCgccccggcggccgcgcgcgcctcgCGGTCGACGAGGGTGGGACCGCCGCGCTCACCTCCAACGAGGCCGATGccgagtcgtcgccgccgttccgctgcctcgtgggcctcgtgggcggcggccggcgggggagcccgcgcgccgcccctcccctcccagccgccctcccgcccgcgcgccgccccttcctgccgcccgcccgccgctccaccatcgccgccatcaccgtcgccgcgacgcccgtcgccggccgccggccaccgacgccctcctcctccc from Oryza glaberrima chromosome 6, OglaRS2, whole genome shotgun sequence includes these protein-coding regions:
- the LOC127777454 gene encoding non-specific lipid transfer protein GPI-anchored 9-like → MAARAFVAVVVVVVAALFVGAASSSAAAQAAVDTGAAAGVPSCASKLVPCGGYLNATAAPPPASCCGPLREAAANETACLCAILTNKAALQAFGVAPEQGLLLAKRCGVTTDASACAKSASSSATAAAAAAGAGTAGSTAASSASTGNAASTAAKPTASGGATHRLSLVSASSLVGFSFIWWTIMAQ